The DNA segment AACGAAGCCCACtgtctcctcctcctccacccaAGCCCCTTCCATCACCTAGGAGAAAAGTGGAGATCAAAGTGCCACTATCAGAACCATTGGTCAACGGGAAGGCAGTGGTGCAAACAAAGCGGGACAGGCCTCTCACAGGAGATACTAGAGCAGTGAGGGAGGAGAATGTCAGGAACTCTGTGTTGGCAATTGTCAGCGCGTTTGAGAATGGCAAGTCCTCAATGGCTGTCGAACGGAAGTCAAAGATGTTGACTGTTCCAGAGGGCGGTAGGATACGCACAAGCAGTGAGTCCACAGCACCTAATGGCACCATGTCCCTGACAAGGAGTGGAGCTGACAGCCTAATGCCTCCTGCTCCTCTACAGAAGAATAGAATGTCTCGTAGTATGGACAGCCTGGTGCTTGAATTTGAGTCAGTTGCATTTGATCTAAGTCAGACCAACACAAGACATAAAAGCGATGGTAGTTCATCACCCGATTCTGTTCCCCGTACCCCTAGTCCCATATTTCATAAACCACATCCTGTTCCCCACAAAGCAGACCATGGTCCGCATAGACCAAATCCTGTACTCCCTAAGCCAGATCCTGTTCCTTGTAGACCAGATTCGGTACTCCATAAACCGGATCTTCCTACTCACAGACCAAATCCTGTACTCCCTAAGCCAGATCCTGTTCCTCATAGACCAGATTCGGTACTCCATAAACCAGATCTTTCTGCTCTCAGACCAGATTCTGAACTCCATAAACCACACCCTGCTCCACGTAGCCTAGATTCTGTACTTCCTAAACCGGACTCCGTACTCCATAAACCACATCCTGTTCCTCATAGTCCAGATCGTGTACTCCATAAACCAGATCCAGTTCCCCATAGACAAGACCCAGTTTCTCATAGACCAGATCCTGTACTCCAAAAACTGGATCCTGCTCCTCATAGACCAGATCCTGTTCCCATTAAACAAGACCCTGTTCTTCTTGAACCAGATCCTACACCTGCTAAAACCGATCCTGTAACTGATAGAAGAGATTCCATTACGTGTGATGCAAACCATGGTCCCCAAAAACCAGAAAGAACTTTCGAACAGGACATATACAACCAGAGTAAGCTTGAGCAGAGTAATGGGCAGGTGCTAATCATTGTGAATGACGAGGATGAGGAAGGTCAGAACCTGTCCAGAACCAGATTGCCCGAGCCAAAGCGAACTAACATTCAGGATGCGTACGATAAGAGCAAAGCGTTGCGATTGAAACATTGCTTGTCAAATGGTGACGTCTTGAGGGAACTGAAAACTGGTCAACCAGTGCCAAGAACAAGAAGTGCAAGGAGAGCCGATGGGTCTCCAGAATACTATCGGGTTAACCCTGAGAACTGCAGTAGAAATTGCAATCATAATGTTGAAACAGAAGATAATACCTCTCTGAATGGATATCATAAATATGAGCAGGTGTCTGAGGTTTATCCCAAACCTGGGAAAAAGGTTGTTGATTCTCTGGTTATTGACAACAATAATCAGTCGTCATTGTTGAATATCCTTAAGTCACCTGTGAGTCGGAGACCTAGGCTGGCATCTCCGTTACCTAAACAGGCAAAAGTCCACCCAACCTCGCGACCCCCTCCAATACCCGAAACTCCAC comes from the Lytechinus variegatus isolate NC3 chromosome 9, Lvar_3.0, whole genome shotgun sequence genome and includes:
- the LOC121422002 gene encoding pollen-specific leucine-rich repeat extensin-like protein 1 — its product is MVIVMTSPQPIANHRPPLLPAKPEARPRRPLHLNLEEGQLRKRIHLFEELTNSRSKDEGKGEDTNLRCRQPRVISPDQKRWTQLDFTNDEPGNRKEVSRQKHGQHSMHPGHKRSPLSPPPPPKPLPSPRRKVEIKVPLSEPLVNGKAVVQTKRDRPLTGDTRAVREENVRNSVLAIVSAFENGKSSMAVERKSKMLTVPEGGRIRTSSESTAPNGTMSLTRSGADSLMPPAPLQKNRMSRSMDSLVLEFESVAFDLSQTNTRHKSDGSSSPDSVPRTPSPIFHKPHPVPHKADHGPHRPNPVLPKPDPVPCRPDSVLHKPDLPTHRPNPVLPKPDPVPHRPDSVLHKPDLSALRPDSELHKPHPAPRSLDSVLPKPDSVLHKPHPVPHSPDRVLHKPDPVPHRQDPVSHRPDPVLQKLDPAPHRPDPVPIKQDPVLLEPDPTPAKTDPVTDRRDSITCDANHGPQKPERTFEQDIYNQSKLEQSNGQVLIIVNDEDEEGQNLSRTRLPEPKRTNIQDAYDKSKALRLKHCLSNGDVLRELKTGQPVPRTRSARRADGSPEYYRVNPENCSRNCNHNVETEDNTSLNGYHKYEQVSEVYPKPGKKVVDSLVIDNNNQSSLLNILKSPVSRRPRLASPLPKQAKVHPTSRPPPIPETPPKLPNHPPQRRQPPNLKLISPETVAKERSKLLSPPTSPLEDSGCVSPETQRRMTDSALIPNLSPRTHRRNVEEARRTNLSPIMGEYAEPILIKRSLSDESLATLRRPSPIVDSQGYSVPGSHLWESPKFHTMKPKPVLRREKPPTKLPTHLEVEESRDKSWNGCAQEVMARTTKEAGLGSLDGKKEGFRQRSKLLTVSC